A genomic segment from Streptosporangium roseum DSM 43021 encodes:
- a CDS encoding permease-like cell division protein FtsX: MNATENRLREALSAAAMTAVDVRPLTAPARRRSRVPLRVTAVALAAAATAFGVVRLVTPSPAAPMSQGESIVAMSMSGEAPGGRAEVSVFLCKDKDPFPSCEGGKITETEKENLVRMLEARPEVKSVTFEDQQTAWENFLQQNQDDPQLINAIVPKDMPESFRVRTGEGANSLAVTRAAHELPGVANVVDMPCLLERASLWGIVKSNLPWSDDGEQCHLTGRGR; the protein is encoded by the coding sequence TTGAACGCCACCGAGAACCGCCTGCGCGAGGCCCTGTCGGCCGCCGCCATGACCGCCGTTGACGTCCGCCCGCTGACCGCTCCGGCCCGCCGCCGGTCCCGGGTGCCTCTCCGTGTCACCGCCGTCGCCCTGGCCGCTGCCGCGACGGCCTTCGGAGTCGTACGGCTTGTCACACCCTCCCCGGCTGCTCCGATGTCGCAGGGGGAGAGCATCGTCGCGATGTCCATGAGCGGCGAAGCGCCCGGAGGGAGGGCCGAGGTCTCGGTCTTCCTCTGCAAGGACAAGGATCCCTTCCCCTCCTGCGAGGGCGGGAAGATCACCGAGACGGAGAAGGAGAACCTCGTACGGATGCTGGAGGCCCGGCCCGAGGTGAAGAGCGTCACCTTCGAGGATCAGCAGACGGCCTGGGAGAACTTCCTGCAGCAGAACCAGGATGATCCCCAGCTGATCAACGCAATAGTTCCGAAGGACATGCCCGAGTCCTTCCGGGTCAGGACAGGGGAAGGGGCGAACTCCCTGGCCGTGACCCGGGCCGCGCACGAGCTGCCCGGCGTGGCCAACGTCGTCGACATGCCCTGCCTTCTTGAGCGCGCCTCCCTGTGGGGGATCGTCAAGAGCAACCTTCCATGGTCCGATGACGGGGAGCAGTGCCACTTGACGGGCAGGGGAAGGTGA
- a CDS encoding DNA polymerase III subunit delta': protein MGVFDDLVGQERAAVALRRAAEGAAEMLAGGSGAGMTHAWLFTGPPGSGREEAARAFAAALFCPDQGCGHCDMCHQVAIGSHPDLEVVRTEGLSYGIKETRQLILRAAGAPTLGRWRVVLFEGADRMPERASNALLKAIEEPPPKTVWLLCTPSPADLVITIRSRCRVVTLVTPPTAAVAHALVTRDNIPPDMAEFVARATQGHLARARRLALDPEMRARREAVLSIPRSLIGVGECVIAAERLVDTAKKEADAVSSALDEGETAELRKIYGEGSSGKGLNKGLIRGGAGAIKDLEKLQKSRATRTQRDVIDAALLDLVAFYRDVLAMQFGAHVELANEDRRADLEGLARSSGPEDTLRRIDAIMRCRERLAANVNPQMAVEAMTISLHRPRL from the coding sequence GTGGGAGTCTTCGATGACCTTGTGGGGCAGGAGCGGGCTGCGGTGGCGCTCCGCCGGGCCGCCGAAGGGGCCGCCGAGATGCTGGCCGGAGGCTCCGGCGCGGGGATGACCCACGCGTGGCTGTTCACCGGGCCGCCCGGGTCCGGCCGGGAGGAGGCGGCACGGGCGTTCGCGGCCGCGCTGTTCTGCCCCGACCAGGGGTGTGGCCACTGCGACATGTGCCATCAGGTGGCGATCGGCTCCCACCCGGACCTGGAGGTCGTCCGCACCGAGGGTCTCTCCTACGGCATCAAGGAGACCCGTCAGCTCATCCTCCGGGCGGCCGGGGCTCCGACGCTGGGGCGCTGGAGGGTCGTTCTGTTCGAGGGCGCCGACCGGATGCCGGAGCGCGCCTCCAACGCGCTGCTGAAGGCGATCGAGGAGCCGCCGCCCAAGACGGTCTGGCTGCTCTGCACGCCCTCGCCCGCGGACCTGGTCATCACCATCCGGTCGCGCTGCCGGGTGGTCACCCTGGTCACCCCGCCCACGGCGGCGGTCGCCCACGCACTGGTGACCCGCGACAACATTCCGCCGGACATGGCGGAGTTCGTCGCGCGGGCCACCCAGGGGCATCTGGCGCGGGCGCGGCGGCTGGCGCTGGACCCGGAGATGCGCGCGCGCCGCGAGGCCGTGCTCTCCATCCCCCGCTCGCTCATCGGGGTCGGGGAGTGCGTCATCGCTGCGGAGCGGTTGGTGGACACCGCCAAGAAGGAGGCCGACGCGGTCTCCTCGGCGTTGGACGAGGGGGAGACCGCCGAGCTCCGCAAGATCTACGGCGAGGGCTCCTCGGGGAAAGGGCTGAACAAGGGCCTGATCCGGGGTGGGGCAGGGGCGATCAAGGATCTGGAGAAGCTCCAGAAGTCCCGGGCCACCCGGACCCAGCGTGACGTCATCGACGCGGCACTGCTCGACCTGGTGGCGTTCTACCGCGACGTGCTGGCCATGCAGTTCGGCGCGCACGTGGAGCTGGCCAACGAGGACCGCCGGGCCGACCTGGAAGGCCTGGCCCGTTCCTCCGGCCCGGAGGACACGCTGCGCAGGATCGACGCGATCATGCGCTGCCGCGAGCGGCTGGCCGCCAACGTCAACCCGCAGATGGCCGTCGAGGCGATGACCATCTCGCTGCACCGGCCCCGACTCTGA
- a CDS encoding SigE family RNA polymerase sigma factor — translation MLSHGEPLARDRVDVAALFADHHLGLVRLALLMVGDQATAEDVVQEAFTRTHAGRHRLRDPRRALTYIRSAVLNGSRSVLRRRAVAFRRAVPYEPPVWSAEHAALLGEERREVLVALRALPGRQREALTLRYYLDLSDLEIAETMGIGAGTARSTIARGLAALARKLGEES, via the coding sequence ATGCTCTCCCATGGAGAGCCCCTGGCCAGGGACCGCGTCGACGTCGCGGCGTTGTTCGCCGACCACCACCTCGGGCTGGTGCGGCTGGCGCTGCTCATGGTGGGGGACCAGGCCACGGCCGAGGATGTGGTGCAGGAGGCGTTCACCCGCACGCACGCGGGACGGCACCGCCTGCGCGATCCCCGGCGCGCGCTGACCTACATCCGCTCGGCGGTGCTCAACGGCTCCCGTTCCGTGCTGCGGCGCCGGGCGGTGGCGTTCCGGCGGGCCGTGCCGTACGAGCCGCCCGTCTGGTCCGCCGAACACGCCGCACTGCTCGGCGAGGAGCGCCGCGAGGTACTGGTGGCCCTGCGCGCGCTACCGGGGCGGCAGCGCGAGGCGCTGACGCTCCGCTACTACCTCGACCTGTCCGACCTGGAGATCGCCGAGACCATGGGGATCGGTGCCGGCACGGCCCGGTCCACCATCGCGCGCGGGCTGGCAGCCCTCGCCCGCAAGCTTGGGGAGGAATCTTGA
- a CDS encoding PSP1 domain-containing protein gives MAVSFTRYGRLYYLDPGEHSPKVGDRVLVPTDAGPEVAECVWAPQWTSEEVGGLPLCAGIADEEHLARDEGNKRRRAEARSVSKRLIKRHELPMKVVGVDYLDSDNVYTVYFSAPHRVDFRALVRDLARNLRARVELRQIGPRDEARLQGGIGPCGRDLCCATFLKDFEPVSVRMAKDQDLPVNPLRIAGACGRLMCCLKYEHPLYVNANSKMPRVGLKVDTPEGPGTVVGRNVPSDSVTVRLDEGGRRCACPSASVCSPRKQHDTMYGEAPTAADASPEE, from the coding sequence ATGGCCGTGAGCTTCACCCGTTACGGCCGGCTGTACTACCTCGATCCGGGCGAGCACAGTCCCAAGGTCGGCGACAGGGTGCTCGTGCCCACCGACGCCGGGCCGGAGGTGGCCGAGTGCGTGTGGGCGCCGCAGTGGACGAGCGAGGAGGTCGGCGGCCTGCCGCTGTGCGCGGGCATCGCGGATGAGGAGCACCTGGCCCGCGACGAGGGCAACAAGCGGCGGCGCGCGGAGGCCCGCAGCGTCTCCAAGCGCCTGATCAAGCGGCACGAGCTGCCCATGAAGGTCGTCGGCGTCGACTACCTCGACTCCGACAACGTCTACACCGTCTACTTCTCGGCCCCTCACCGCGTCGACTTCCGCGCCCTCGTCCGCGACCTGGCCCGCAACCTGCGCGCCCGGGTGGAGCTGCGCCAGATCGGCCCCCGCGACGAGGCCCGCCTGCAGGGCGGCATCGGCCCCTGCGGCCGTGACCTGTGCTGCGCCACCTTCCTCAAGGACTTCGAGCCGGTCTCCGTGCGCATGGCCAAGGATCAGGACCTGCCGGTCAACCCGCTGCGCATCGCGGGGGCGTGCGGGCGGCTGATGTGCTGCCTCAAATACGAGCACCCGCTCTACGTCAACGCGAACAGCAAGATGCCCCGCGTCGGCCTCAAGGTCGACACCCCCGAGGGCCCGGGGACCGTCGTAGGGCGCAACGTCCCCTCGGACTCGGTGACGGTCCGGCTGGACGAGGGCGGGCGGCGCTGCGCCTGCCCCTCCGCTTCGGTCTGCTCCCCGCGCAAGCAGCACGACACGATGTACGGCGAGGCGCCGACGGCCGCCGACGCCTCCCCGGAGGAGTAG
- a CDS encoding alpha/beta fold hydrolase produces the protein MSVEDPVRLGESRLPDGRLLGWAEWGPQDGSPVLLCPGAATSRWLGFGTDVVDALGVRLVSVDRPGLGASGPAPGRTLDGWADDVRHLTAARGLEGLTVVGFSQGAPYALACAAAGVAIGAAIVSGGDELAAPEFADALEPEVRFLVDSVAADPARAEASFAGFGSPDALWEMIIAGSPDLDREVYLQPSFERAFRRAMDEAFSQGPAGYARDTVLAMGRWPFDPAGITVPVDLWYGRQDTSTVHSPDHGATLAGRIPSARRHLVPDAGGALLWTHAEEILRTLLRHTAGTASAL, from the coding sequence ATGAGTGTCGAAGACCCGGTCCGGCTCGGAGAGAGCAGGCTTCCCGACGGCCGGCTGCTGGGCTGGGCGGAGTGGGGGCCACAGGACGGCAGCCCGGTGCTGCTGTGCCCCGGTGCGGCCACGAGCCGGTGGCTGGGGTTCGGCACGGACGTCGTCGACGCTCTCGGAGTCCGTCTCGTGTCGGTGGACCGCCCGGGGCTGGGAGCCTCCGGCCCCGCGCCCGGCCGGACACTGGACGGCTGGGCGGATGACGTCCGCCACCTCACCGCGGCGCGCGGGTTGGAGGGCCTGACGGTCGTCGGGTTCTCCCAGGGAGCGCCCTACGCCCTCGCCTGCGCGGCGGCCGGCGTCGCGATAGGAGCGGCGATCGTCTCCGGCGGGGACGAGCTGGCCGCGCCGGAGTTCGCCGACGCCCTGGAGCCGGAGGTGCGCTTCCTGGTCGACTCCGTGGCGGCCGACCCGGCCCGCGCCGAGGCGTCCTTCGCCGGATTCGGCAGCCCCGATGCGCTCTGGGAAATGATCATCGCCGGGAGCCCCGACCTCGACCGCGAGGTCTACCTGCAGCCCTCGTTCGAACGGGCCTTCCGCCGCGCCATGGACGAGGCGTTCTCCCAGGGCCCGGCCGGATACGCCCGGGACACCGTTCTGGCCATGGGACGCTGGCCGTTCGACCCCGCGGGCATCACCGTGCCGGTCGACCTCTGGTACGGCCGGCAGGACACCAGCACGGTCCACTCCCCCGATCACGGCGCCACCCTGGCCGGCCGCATCCCGTCCGCGCGCCGCCATCTCGTGCCCGACGCCGGCGGCGCGCTGCTGTGGACCCATGCGGAGGAGATCCTGCGTACGCTGCTGCGGCACACGGCCGGAACGGCATCCGCCCTCTGA
- a CDS encoding metallophosphoesterase, producing MGEVAVTVVGFVSLIVGVVALVHYYLWRRLIRATTAEGRTRRVLTWILAGLAVLVPVTLVGSRSEWGHFLAWPGFFWIAVMFYLAVFLVLLEIPRALALLVLRRSERRRTRAALTAPPPEPVSLPEPVSVSEPVPEPVSVSGDAATGDAPSRGATRLSVEDPPAALAAPAPPAAGPGDGAGSPAGAGPEAIGRRLFIARTAAAVAGVGALATVGNGVRTALGDPVIESVRVALPKLDPRLSGLRFAVVSDIHLGPLTGTAHAERIVRMVNSLEADVVAIVGDLVDGTVAQLGTVARPLRGLESRYGTYFVTGNHEYYTANGPGEWIEELRHLGVRPLQNERVEIAHGGAVLDLAGVNDVAGGPAGDGPDFERALGGRDRSRSTVLLAHQPVQAHQAAAHGVDLQLSGHTHGGQMVPFNLVVPLQQPVVSGLGEVDGTQVYVTRGAGFWGPPVRVGAPPEITLLELRGEGA from the coding sequence GTGGGAGAGGTGGCGGTGACGGTCGTGGGCTTCGTGTCGCTGATCGTGGGGGTCGTGGCGCTGGTCCACTACTACCTCTGGCGCCGTCTGATCCGTGCCACCACGGCCGAGGGCCGGACCCGCCGGGTGCTGACCTGGATCCTGGCCGGTCTCGCCGTGCTCGTCCCGGTGACGCTCGTCGGCTCCCGGAGCGAGTGGGGGCACTTCCTGGCCTGGCCGGGGTTCTTCTGGATCGCGGTGATGTTCTACCTGGCGGTCTTCCTGGTGCTGCTGGAGATCCCCCGCGCCCTGGCCCTGCTGGTGCTGCGCCGTTCCGAGCGTCGCCGGACCCGCGCCGCCCTGACCGCCCCGCCGCCCGAGCCCGTGTCGCTGCCCGAGCCCGTGTCGGTGTCCGAGCCCGTGCCCGAGCCCGTGTCGGTGTCCGGTGACGCCGCTACCGGAGACGCCCCCTCCCGGGGCGCCACCCGGCTGTCCGTCGAGGATCCGCCCGCCGCCCTCGCCGCGCCGGCGCCGCCGGCGGCCGGTCCCGGGGATGGGGCCGGCAGCCCGGCCGGAGCCGGGCCGGAGGCGATCGGCCGCAGGCTTTTCATCGCCCGTACGGCCGCCGCCGTCGCCGGGGTGGGGGCGCTGGCCACGGTCGGGAACGGCGTCAGGACCGCCCTCGGCGACCCGGTGATCGAGTCGGTCCGGGTCGCGCTGCCCAAGCTGGACCCGCGTCTCAGCGGCCTGCGGTTCGCCGTCGTCAGCGACATCCACCTCGGCCCGCTCACCGGCACGGCGCACGCCGAGCGCATCGTCCGCATGGTCAACTCGCTGGAGGCCGACGTGGTCGCCATCGTCGGGGACCTGGTCGACGGCACGGTGGCCCAGCTCGGCACGGTGGCCAGGCCGTTGAGGGGTCTCGAATCCCGTTACGGCACCTACTTCGTCACCGGCAACCACGAGTACTACACCGCCAACGGTCCCGGGGAGTGGATCGAGGAGCTCCGCCACCTCGGTGTCCGCCCGCTCCAGAACGAGCGCGTCGAGATCGCCCACGGGGGTGCCGTGCTGGACCTCGCGGGGGTCAACGACGTCGCGGGAGGCCCCGCCGGAGACGGTCCCGACTTCGAGCGGGCGCTCGGCGGCCGCGACCGTTCCCGGTCCACGGTCCTCCTCGCCCACCAGCCGGTCCAGGCGCATCAGGCCGCCGCGCACGGCGTCGACCTGCAGCTCTCCGGCCACACGCACGGCGGGCAGATGGTCCCCTTCAACCTGGTCGTCCCGCTGCAGCAGCCGGTCGTCTCCGGTCTCGGCGAGGTGGACGGCACCCAGGTCTACGTCACCCGGGGCGCCGGTTTCTGGGGGCCGCCCGTCCGGGTCGGGGCTCCCCCCGAGATCACCCTTCTGGAGCTTCGCGGCGAGGGGGCGTAG
- a CDS encoding alpha/beta fold hydrolase, translating into MAMIRIGGTEFGFDEAGSGPAVVLVHAGCADRRMWDHQFRTLSERYRVIRYDWRGYGESGDATGEFAHHEDLLALLDAFGVDRAVLVGSSDGGKISLDAALTAPERVTALTLVAPGLSGYEWPPSMPARYRERVHGVIGVDRLRSYRAGEVETVDAAELEAYSEAETEFLVAGPGRTRDDLAPQVWELALKMDRLLNERSWTGPHGSERDLWPPAKGRLAEIEVPTLVVTGTADVPEILEVSDLLAREIRKARRVEFPETGHLPPLERPAEFTAALLDFLATL; encoded by the coding sequence ATGGCGATGATCCGGATCGGTGGCACGGAGTTCGGCTTTGACGAGGCCGGTAGCGGGCCGGCGGTCGTGCTGGTGCACGCCGGCTGCGCGGACAGGCGGATGTGGGATCACCAGTTCCGGACGCTGTCCGAGAGGTATCGGGTGATCCGCTATGACTGGCGCGGGTACGGCGAATCCGGTGACGCGACCGGCGAGTTCGCCCACCACGAGGACCTGCTGGCGTTGCTGGACGCCTTCGGGGTGGACCGTGCCGTCCTGGTGGGCAGCTCGGACGGCGGCAAGATCTCGCTGGACGCCGCGCTCACCGCGCCCGAGCGGGTCACCGCGCTCACCCTGGTCGCCCCCGGGCTCTCCGGGTACGAATGGCCGCCGTCGATGCCGGCGCGGTACCGGGAGCGGGTGCACGGCGTGATCGGGGTCGACCGGCTCCGGAGCTATCGCGCCGGCGAGGTGGAGACCGTCGACGCGGCGGAGCTGGAGGCGTACTCCGAGGCCGAGACGGAGTTCCTGGTGGCCGGGCCCGGCCGTACCCGCGACGACCTCGCTCCCCAGGTGTGGGAGCTGGCGCTGAAGATGGACCGCCTGCTGAACGAGCGGTCGTGGACCGGGCCGCACGGCAGCGAGCGTGACCTGTGGCCGCCGGCGAAGGGGCGGCTCGCCGAGATCGAGGTGCCGACCCTGGTGGTCACCGGGACGGCCGACGTGCCGGAGATCCTGGAGGTGTCGGACCTGCTGGCGAGGGAGATCAGGAAGGCCCGCCGGGTCGAGTTCCCGGAGACCGGCCACCTGCCGCCGCTGGAGCGTCCGGCGGAGTTCACCGCCGCCCTGCTCGACTTCCTGGCGACCCTTTAG
- a CDS encoding glycosyltransferase family 4 protein has protein sequence MKISFLILNAYGMGGTIRATFDLATEMAERHDVEVISVFQHTDLPFLPLGSKVRLRSLVDLREGARVRWPYTKKAERLGEQPSELIHPEERAYASFSAWSDDVLRRELRRLRTDVLITTRAGLNIMAARFARRRVVTIAQEHLHFEAHQPGIFEEIRQWYPKLDAIVTLTEADEQDYRTMLDGARTRVYTIGNGLAGGPRPRSRQDNRIVLAAGRLVPVKGYDRLLKAFAQVVRERPDWKLRIYGEGRISDKLVKLAVKLRLHNNVTFMGPTGDIEGELAKASIHAVSSRFEGFGMTIIEAFACGVPVVSFDCPRGPREIITPGHDGVLVPPDDVDALAGGLLKMIDDEEGRHRMAVNALETARRYDISMIVERWEKSFAELV, from the coding sequence ATGAAGATCTCCTTCCTGATCCTCAACGCCTACGGCATGGGGGGGACGATCCGGGCCACCTTCGACCTCGCCACCGAGATGGCCGAGCGGCACGACGTCGAGGTGATCAGCGTCTTCCAGCACACCGACCTGCCCTTCCTGCCGCTGGGATCCAAGGTCAGGCTGCGTTCGCTGGTGGACCTGCGGGAGGGGGCCAGGGTCCGCTGGCCGTACACGAAAAAGGCGGAGCGGCTGGGCGAGCAGCCGAGCGAGCTGATCCACCCCGAGGAGCGCGCCTACGCCTCCTTCAGCGCCTGGAGCGACGACGTGCTCCGGCGCGAGCTGCGGCGGCTCCGCACCGACGTGCTGATCACCACCCGCGCCGGGCTGAACATCATGGCCGCCCGCTTCGCCCGCAGGCGGGTCGTCACGATCGCCCAGGAACACCTGCACTTCGAGGCCCACCAGCCCGGCATCTTCGAGGAGATCCGGCAGTGGTACCCGAAGCTGGACGCGATCGTCACCCTCACCGAGGCCGACGAGCAGGACTACCGGACCATGCTCGACGGGGCGCGGACGCGGGTCTACACCATCGGCAACGGGCTGGCCGGAGGGCCGCGCCCCCGCTCCAGGCAGGACAACAGGATCGTGCTGGCCGCCGGGCGGCTGGTGCCGGTCAAGGGGTACGACCGGCTGCTGAAGGCGTTCGCCCAGGTGGTCCGGGAGCGCCCGGACTGGAAACTGCGGATCTACGGCGAGGGCCGGATCAGCGACAAGCTGGTCAAGCTGGCCGTCAAGCTGCGCCTGCACAACAACGTCACGTTCATGGGCCCGACCGGCGACATCGAGGGCGAGCTGGCAAAGGCATCCATCCACGCGGTCAGCTCCCGGTTCGAGGGCTTCGGCATGACCATCATCGAGGCGTTCGCGTGCGGGGTGCCGGTGGTCAGCTTCGACTGTCCCCGAGGACCTCGCGAGATCATCACCCCCGGTCACGACGGGGTGCTGGTCCCGCCCGACGACGTGGACGCCCTGGCCGGCGGGCTGCTCAAGATGATCGACGACGAGGAGGGCCGTCACCGGATGGCGGTCAACGCGCTGGAGACGGCCAGGCGCTACGACATCTCCATGATCGTGGAACGGTGGGAGAAGTCCTTCGCCGAGCTCGTGTGA
- the tmk gene encoding dTMP kinase: MTTPGRNTARRKPPNVLANAPFRKLWTAMSLCSLGDWLNIIALTALAGNLTSGAGYKAQSLAIGGVFVAKMLPAILLGPLAGAFADRFDRRLTMFFSDLLRFALVLSIPLIGSYQWVIIATFLVECVNLFWVPAKDATVPNLVPKERLEEANQLNLLVTYGTAPVAALLFAVLSVADDALGRFVPYFADRDTYLALFINAIAYLVSAFIIFTLKDISKTGATATAISTPSVLRQIIDGWRFVGGNRLIRGLVIGMLGAFAAGGTVVGVAKIYVVALQGGDAAYGVVFGAVFVGMASGMFFGPRLLRELSRRRLFGLSIVVAGVVLAAIALIHNLVIVVMLTVVLGACAGIAWIIGYTMIGLEVEDNLRGRTFSFLQSLARVTLLLVVAVAPTLAGLFGRHEVRLGGETVYRFDGSNLVLLIGALLAVIVGLLALRHMDDRKGVPIVSDLVAAARGERFAPEETEQPRGMFIAFEGGEGSGKTTQSRLLAIWLRDQGFDVVQTREPGSTKVGMRLRAILLDAVHQGLSARSEALLYAADRAEHVEKVIRPALYRGSMVISDRYVDSSLAYQGAGRALEPGDVARINAWATGGLVPDLTVLIDTPPSVGLTRLGGAADRIESEPLEFHERVRREFRSLAAAAPERYLVVDGTLAQEQISLLIHDRVREVLPDPVPEESEDATGTIPVIRD; the protein is encoded by the coding sequence ATGACCACCCCTGGCCGGAACACCGCGCGCCGCAAGCCCCCCAACGTGCTGGCCAACGCTCCGTTCCGCAAGCTCTGGACGGCCATGTCGCTGTGCAGCCTCGGAGACTGGCTGAACATCATCGCGTTGACCGCGCTTGCCGGAAACCTCACCAGCGGAGCCGGATACAAGGCCCAGAGCCTGGCCATCGGCGGCGTCTTCGTCGCGAAGATGCTCCCGGCCATCCTGCTGGGCCCCCTCGCGGGCGCGTTCGCCGACCGGTTCGACCGCCGGCTGACCATGTTCTTCTCCGACCTGCTGCGCTTCGCGCTGGTCCTGTCGATCCCGCTGATCGGCAGCTACCAGTGGGTGATCATCGCCACATTCCTGGTCGAGTGCGTCAACCTCTTCTGGGTCCCCGCCAAGGACGCCACGGTGCCGAACCTGGTGCCCAAGGAGCGGCTGGAGGAGGCCAACCAGCTCAACCTCCTGGTCACGTACGGCACCGCCCCGGTCGCCGCGCTCCTGTTCGCCGTGCTGTCGGTGGCCGACGACGCCCTGGGCAGGTTCGTCCCGTACTTCGCCGACCGTGACACCTACCTGGCGCTGTTCATCAACGCCATCGCGTACCTGGTGTCGGCCTTCATCATCTTCACGCTCAAGGACATCTCGAAGACCGGCGCGACGGCCACCGCGATCTCCACGCCGTCGGTGCTGCGGCAGATCATCGACGGCTGGCGCTTCGTCGGCGGCAACCGGCTGATCCGGGGCCTGGTCATCGGCATGCTCGGCGCGTTCGCCGCCGGCGGCACGGTGGTCGGTGTGGCCAAGATCTACGTGGTGGCGTTGCAGGGTGGCGACGCGGCCTACGGCGTGGTGTTCGGCGCGGTCTTCGTCGGCATGGCCTCCGGCATGTTCTTCGGGCCCAGGCTGCTGCGGGAGCTGTCCCGGCGGCGGCTGTTCGGGCTGTCGATCGTCGTGGCCGGGGTGGTGCTCGCCGCGATCGCGCTCATCCACAACCTGGTGATCGTCGTCATGCTCACCGTGGTGCTGGGGGCGTGCGCCGGGATCGCCTGGATCATCGGCTACACCATGATCGGGCTGGAGGTGGAGGACAACCTGCGGGGCCGTACGTTCTCCTTCCTGCAGTCGCTCGCCCGGGTCACCCTGCTGCTGGTGGTCGCGGTCGCGCCGACGCTGGCGGGCCTGTTCGGCAGGCACGAGGTCAGGCTCGGCGGGGAGACGGTCTACCGGTTCGACGGCTCCAACCTGGTGCTGCTGATCGGCGCGCTGCTCGCGGTGATCGTCGGTCTCCTCGCGCTGCGGCACATGGACGACCGCAAGGGCGTGCCGATCGTCTCCGACCTGGTCGCGGCGGCGCGCGGCGAGCGGTTCGCGCCCGAGGAGACCGAGCAGCCACGCGGGATGTTCATCGCGTTCGAGGGCGGCGAGGGCTCGGGCAAGACCACGCAGTCCAGGTTGCTCGCGATCTGGCTCCGGGACCAGGGCTTCGACGTCGTGCAGACCCGGGAGCCGGGCTCGACCAAGGTGGGCATGCGGCTGCGCGCCATCCTGCTGGACGCCGTCCACCAGGGGCTGTCGGCGCGGTCGGAGGCGCTGCTGTACGCGGCCGACCGGGCCGAGCACGTGGAGAAGGTCATCCGTCCGGCGCTCTACCGGGGGTCGATGGTGATCTCCGACCGCTACGTGGACTCCTCGCTGGCCTACCAAGGGGCCGGGCGGGCCCTGGAGCCCGGCGACGTGGCCAGGATCAACGCCTGGGCCACCGGCGGGCTCGTCCCCGACCTGACCGTGCTCATCGACACCCCGCCGTCCGTCGGCCTGACCCGGCTGGGCGGGGCCGCCGACCGGATCGAGTCCGAGCCGCTGGAGTTCCACGAGCGGGTGCGCCGCGAGTTCCGCTCGCTGGCCGCCGCCGCCCCGGAACGCTACCTGGTCGTCGACGGGACCCTCGCCCAGGAGCAGATCTCCCTGCTCATCCATGACCGGGTCCGCGAGGTGCTGCCCGACCCGGTGCCGGAGGAGTCGGAGGACGCCACCGGGACCATCCCCGTCATCCGCGACTGA